A stretch of the Hippocampus zosterae strain Florida chromosome 16, ASM2543408v3, whole genome shotgun sequence genome encodes the following:
- the scn4bb gene encoding sodium channel, voltage-gated, type IV, beta b, producing MEVRGIWVDALRLGLPHATLNLIVAVLLVVKSAQALEMSVGKVPFLEAVNGSTVMLPCTYSSCIGIENLYFRWQFNENGTMQTVCDAVIPSEGVVPKVKMYKERFEFVGMNRKNNISILLWNITFDDGGQYTCFGRNPKEKEKNHSAIFKLIVVDELREVDNTLTIIIASAVGGAIALLMGFMLLKNFTLFVLSKLEEKNKECLVTSSGIDNTENGLSGSKVDSKPKPTKQK from the exons ATGGAGGTCCGTGGGATCTGGGTTGATGCCCTGAGGCTGGGCCTTCCGCACGCAACCCTTAACCTGATCGTCGCAGTACTGCTTG TTGTGAAGTCCGCTCAAGCCTTGGAGATGTCTGTCGGCAAGGTGCCATTCCTCGAAGCCGTCAACGGCAGCACAGTTATGTTGCCCTGCACGTACTCCAGCTGCATTGGCATCGAGAACCTTTATTTTCGATGGCAGTTCAATGAGAACGGAACCATGCAAACG GTGTGTGACGCAGTGATACCATCAGAGGGGGTGGTGCCAAAGGTGAAGATGTATAAAGAGCGCTTCGAATTTGTGGGGATGAACcggaaaaacaacatttccatCTTGTTGTGGAACATCACCTTTGATGATGGAGGCCAGTACACTTGCTTTGGACGCAACCCCAAAGAAAAGGAGAAGAATCATAGCGCCATCTTCAAACTAATTGTGGTGGACGAGT TGCGGGAGGTGGACAACACGCTGACGATCATCATCGCTTCTGCTGTTGGCGGAGCCATTGCGTTGCTCATGGGCTTCATGCTGCTGAAGAACTTCACTCTCTTTGTTCTTTCCAAGCTTGAGGAGAAAAA TAAGGAGTGCCTTGTAACGTCATCAGGGATCGACAACACAGAAAATGGCCTCTCAGGATCGAAAGTGGATTCGAAACCCAAACCTACAAAGCAGAAATGA
- the LOC127588285 gene encoding cell adhesion molecule DSCAML1-like isoform X3, whose translation MWLVTLLLLYSLQEVHSEDAGSTRLYFVNASLQRVTYSSSVGVSLPCPAGGTPSAILRWYLATGDDIYDVPHIRHVYANGTLQLYPFSPSAYNSYIHDNDYFCTAENQAGKIRSPNIRIKAVFREPYTVRVADQRSMRGNVAVFKCLIPTAVQEYVSVVSWERDTVSIVAGNRFLLTSFGALYISDVQKEDALSTYRCITRHKYSGETRQSNGARLSVMDPNESSPTILDSFQSGEVYAGQSIELPCIAGGYPSPTVRWLKDGRPLPSDARWTRRLTGLTISDLRQEDSGNYACEVTNSFGSKEVSGQLHIIDPLRVTLSPKNLKTGISSTLFFTCTVEGSPEYTINWYRNTEPIFPDQHISIQGQHNDTLQITAAQKFHSGAYQCFASRKGHTSQDFSIILLEDGTPRIVTSFSEKVVNPGEPFSLVCEAKGAPPPSITWTLDDEPVVRDSTYKTSQYTQSDGLTVSHVNVSNPLIRDGGVYRCVARNSAGSAEYQARINVHPESDPCGT comes from the exons ATGTGGCTTGTAACTTTACTCCTGCTGTACTCTCTCCAAGAAG TACACAGTGAGGATGCGGGCTCTACCCGGCTGTACTTTGTGAATGCCTCCCTGCAGAGGGTAACCTACTCCAGCTCGGTGGGGGTGTCCCTACCCTGTCCAGCAGGGGGCACCCCCAGTGCCATTCTGCGCTGGTACCTGGCCACCGGCGACGACATCTACGACGTGCCCCACATCCGTCACGTGTACGCCAACGGCACCTTGCAGCTGTACCCGTTCTCGCCCTCTGCCTACAACAGCTACATCCATGACAACGACTACTTCTGCACTGCCGAGAACCAGGCGGGCAAAATCCGCAGCCCCAACATCCGCATCAAAGCTG TTTTCAGGGAGCCCTACACTGTGCGGGTGGCGGACCAGCGCTCGATGCGGGGCAACGTAGCTGTGTTCAAGTGCCTCATCCCCACAGCCGTGCAGGAGTATGTCAGTGTCGTATCCTGGGAGAGAGACACGGTTTCTATCGTTGCAG GTAACAGGTTCTTGCTGACCTCCTTTGGCGCTCTATACATCTCGGATGTTCAGAAGGAGGATGCCCTCTCCACCTACCGGTGCATTACCAGGCATAAATACAGCGGGGAGACGCGCCAAAGCAATGGAGCCAGGCTCTCTGTaatgg ACCCCAATGAGTCCTCACCCACAATCCTGGACAGTTTCCAATCAGGGGAGGTGTACGCAGGCCAGAGTATCGAGCTCCCCTGCATAGCAGGAGGTTACCCCAGCCCGACTGTGCGTTGGCTAAAAGATGGCCGACCGCTGCCCTCGGACGCCCGCTGGACACGGCGTTTGACGGGGCTGACCATCAGTGATCTGCGACAGGAAGACAGCGGCAACTATGCATGCGAAGTCACCAACAGCTTTGGCTCGAAGGAAGTGTCTGGACAGCTTCACATAATAG ATCCACTTCGAGTGACCTTATCGCCCAAGAACCTGAAAACGGGAATTAGCAGCACACTCTTCTTCACCTGCACTGTGGAAGGTTCTCCGGAATACACCATCAACTGGTACCGAAACACGGAACCCATCTTCCCCGACCAGCACATCTCCATCCAGGGTCAACACAATGACACCCTGCAGATCACCGCAGCGCAAAAGTTCCACTCTGGGGCCTACCAGTGCTTTGCTTCACGCAAGGGCCACACATCTCAGGACTTCTCCATCATTCTGCTCGAGG ACGGTACCCCTCGTATCGTGACGTCCTTCAGCGAGAAGGTGGTGAACCCCGGCGAGCCTTTCTCCCTCGTGTGTGAGGCCAAAGGAGCGCCGCCGCCTTCCATCACCTGGACGCTCGACGACGAACCCGTGGTGCGAGACTCCACCTACAAGACCAGCCAGTACACCCAGTCCGACGGCCTGACCGTGTCCCACGTCAACGTCAGCAACCCGCTCATCCGGGACGGGGGAGTTTATCGTTGCGTCGCACGCAACTCGGCCGGCAGCGCCGAGTACCAAGCGCGCATAAAC GTCCACCCCGAATCAGACCCATGCGGGACATGA